One part of the Fusobacterium pseudoperiodonticum genome encodes these proteins:
- a CDS encoding prohibitin family protein has protein sequence MEGKKYFKMILSGAIGVFVLLLILTNCYTVDTGEVVIISTFGKITRVENEGLHFKIPFVQSKTFMETREKTYIFGKTDEMDTTMEVSTKDMQSIKLEFTVQASITDPEKLYRAFNNKHEQRFIRPRVKEIIQATIAKYTIEEFVSKRAEISKLIFEDLKDDFSQYGMSVSNVSIVNHDFSDEYERAIESKKVAEQEVEKARAEQEKLKVEAENKVRLAEYSLQEKELQAKANAVESNSLTPQLLRKMAIEKWDGKLPQVQGNNGSTLINLD, from the coding sequence ATGGAAGGGAAAAAATATTTTAAAATGATATTATCTGGAGCAATAGGAGTTTTTGTATTACTTTTAATACTTACTAATTGCTATACAGTAGATACAGGGGAAGTTGTTATAATATCAACATTTGGTAAGATAACAAGAGTTGAAAATGAAGGGCTACACTTTAAGATACCATTTGTTCAAAGTAAAACATTTATGGAAACAAGAGAAAAAACATATATTTTTGGAAAAACAGATGAAATGGATACAACTATGGAAGTTTCAACAAAAGATATGCAAAGTATAAAATTAGAGTTTACAGTACAAGCTTCTATTACAGATCCAGAAAAATTATATAGAGCTTTTAATAATAAACATGAACAAAGATTTATTAGACCAAGAGTTAAAGAAATAATTCAAGCTACAATAGCTAAATACACTATAGAAGAGTTTGTAAGTAAGAGAGCAGAGATTTCAAAATTGATATTTGAAGATTTAAAAGATGATTTTTCACAATATGGAATGTCAGTAAGTAATGTATCCATTGTTAATCATGATTTTAGTGATGAGTATGAAAGAGCGATAGAAAGCAAAAAGGTTGCTGAACAAGAAGTTGAAAAAGCAAGAGCAGAACAAGAAAAATTAAAAGTTGAAGCAGAAAATAAAGTAAGATTAGCAGAATATTCTTTACAAGAAAAAGAATTACAAGCAAAGGCAAATGCTGTTGAAAGTAATTCATTGACTCCTCAACTTTTAAGAAAGATGGCTATTGAAAAATGGGATGGAAAACTTCCACAAGTTCAAGGTAATAATGGAAGCACATTAATTAACTTAGACTAG